A section of the Chloroflexota bacterium genome encodes:
- a CDS encoding sugar ABC transporter permease yields MQTAGTVQSSWQTNLRRRLGLTYRGGPTSYLFVLPSIIFISVFVIVPIVGAFYYSFNDYDLLTAPEFEGLKNYRLLAKEPRLFPAIRNTVYFAFGTVPAGVITSLLLAVLVNRAVRGIYFFRAMFYMPVVSSFVSVSLIWLWMYEPQFGLANEVLRAFDLPTSKWLRGPETAMLAIIIMSIWKNMGLNMVIYLAGLQGIPPHLYEAAEIDGAGRISQLFRITIPLLAPTTYFVVIVYFIGALQMFVQVFIMACPNPSTGCGGPIDSTVTIVLLIYEEAFTNLRMGFAAALSFLLFLVIGVITLINSKLLGYEISY; encoded by the coding sequence ATGCAAACGGCGGGTACGGTTCAAAGCTCCTGGCAGACGAATCTGCGCCGGAGGTTGGGATTGACCTACCGTGGCGGGCCCACCTCTTATCTTTTCGTTCTTCCGTCGATCATTTTCATCAGCGTGTTCGTCATCGTTCCGATCGTCGGGGCGTTCTACTACTCCTTCAACGACTACGACTTGCTGACCGCGCCCGAATTCGAGGGCTTGAAGAACTACCGGTTGCTGGCCAAGGAACCGCGCCTGTTTCCCGCGATCCGCAACACCGTCTACTTCGCGTTCGGGACCGTACCGGCCGGAGTCATCACGTCGCTGTTATTGGCGGTGCTGGTCAATCGCGCGGTCCGCGGGATCTACTTCTTCCGGGCCATGTTCTACATGCCCGTCGTCTCGTCCTTCGTATCTGTCTCGCTGATCTGGCTCTGGATGTATGAACCCCAGTTCGGGCTGGCCAACGAAGTATTGCGGGCATTCGACCTGCCGACCTCGAAGTGGCTGCGCGGACCAGAGACCGCCATGCTGGCCATCATCATCATGAGCATCTGGAAGAACATGGGCCTGAACATGGTCATCTACCTGGCCGGCCTGCAGGGCATCCCTCCCCACCTCTACGAGGCGGCCGAGATCGACGGGGCGGGAAGGATTTCCCAGCTGTTCCGGATCACGATCCCGCTGCTGGCCCCGACCACCTACTTCGTGGTCATCGTCTACTTCATCGGGGCACTGCAGATGTTCGTGCAGGTGTTCATCATGGCCTGCCCGAACCCCTCAACCGGCTGTGGCGGGCCGATAGATTCGACCGTAACCATCGTGCTGCTCATATACGAGGAAGCTTTCACCAACCTGCGCATGGGTTTTGCGGCGGCGTTGTCCTTCCTGCTGTTCTTGGTCATCGGGGTCATCACTCTCATCAATTCGAAACTTCTCGGGTACGAGATTTCTTACTAG
- a CDS encoding Rieske (2Fe-2S) protein, protein MRNMQDEAGWIRVCPLSELRREGSRVVAANGRTVLVLESEGTVYAVDNRCPHMGFPLSRGTVSDGILTCHWHHAKFDLAGGCTFDPFADDVTPFRTRVEDDSVWLDPEPIETDQRGRWAGKLSEGLEQNIRLVLAKSVIGLCSVDGSADVVSRTAKFGIRNRSDGWSPGLTILAAMANVLPELSGEDRPLALYHGVVAVASDTTDQAPNFYLDPLQTSERSADRYLDWFRRFVDLRSANAAERVIRTAAYLGFEPEVLAGIVTAACTDHLYMGGGHTLDFANKSFELLDHVGWDEAGEILPALVPGGNLVNAARMEENASWRMPADLAGMLFAVHEQLDGLIASRFDANGRRGRWDGHEELADLMLDGEPRTVLDELCRLVGEGVALTDLSASVAYAAARRLIHFGTSNEFGDWETVLHTFTYANAVDQALRRAPSNLLARGIFDGAMSVHLDRFLNVPKQAVPVPGTGPASGVDLLAAFDAQGHVDVAGQVVADMIAAERADEVVAVLGHALLREDAGFHSFQMYEAAVRQYRQFAGSACAGHFLIAAARYLSAHSPTVRSLGQTYEIAARLLRGEDLHGGA, encoded by the coding sequence ATGCGAAATATGCAGGATGAGGCAGGCTGGATCCGAGTCTGCCCGTTAAGCGAGTTGCGGCGCGAAGGGAGCCGGGTGGTCGCGGCCAACGGCCGCACCGTCCTGGTGCTGGAGTCGGAGGGGACCGTGTACGCGGTCGACAACCGCTGCCCCCACATGGGCTTCCCGCTGTCCCGCGGCACGGTCAGCGACGGGATCCTGACCTGCCACTGGCATCATGCCAAGTTCGATCTGGCCGGCGGCTGCACGTTCGACCCGTTCGCCGACGACGTCACGCCGTTCCGGACCAGGGTAGAGGACGATTCGGTGTGGCTGGACCCGGAGCCAATTGAGACCGACCAGCGCGGCCGCTGGGCCGGCAAGCTCTCGGAGGGGCTGGAGCAGAACATCCGCCTGGTCCTGGCCAAATCGGTGATCGGACTTTGCAGCGTGGATGGATCTGCCGACGTCGTTTCCCGCACGGCCAAGTTCGGCATCCGCAACCGTTCGGATGGCTGGTCGCCGGGACTCACCATCCTGGCGGCAATGGCGAATGTGCTTCCCGAATTGTCCGGCGAAGATCGTCCATTGGCCCTGTATCACGGTGTCGTGGCGGTGGCTTCTGACACCACCGACCAGGCGCCGAACTTCTACCTCGACCCGCTTCAGACCAGCGAGCGCAGTGCGGATCGGTACCTGGATTGGTTCCGCCGGTTCGTAGACCTGCGATCGGCCAATGCCGCCGAGCGGGTCATTCGCACCGCCGCCTATCTGGGATTCGAACCTGAGGTACTCGCCGGCATCGTCACCGCCGCCTGTACCGATCACCTCTACATGGGCGGAGGGCACACTTTGGACTTTGCCAACAAGTCGTTCGAGCTGCTCGACCATGTTGGCTGGGATGAAGCCGGCGAGATTCTCCCGGCGCTGGTGCCCGGCGGAAACCTGGTAAACGCCGCCCGCATGGAGGAAAACGCCAGCTGGCGCATGCCGGCCGACCTGGCCGGGATGCTATTTGCCGTGCACGAGCAACTTGATGGACTCATTGCAAGCAGATTCGACGCCAACGGCCGGCGGGGGCGCTGGGACGGACACGAGGAGCTGGCCGATCTGATGCTGGACGGCGAACCCCGGACCGTCCTGGACGAACTCTGCCGCCTGGTAGGCGAAGGAGTTGCCCTGACCGACCTTTCAGCGTCGGTCGCCTACGCGGCCGCCCGGCGATTGATCCATTTCGGCACCAGCAACGAATTCGGCGACTGGGAAACGGTCCTGCACACCTTCACCTACGCCAACGCGGTCGACCAGGCGCTGCGCCGCGCGCCTTCGAACCTGCTGGCGCGCGGGATATTCGACGGCGCGATGTCGGTGCACCTGGACCGGTTCCTGAACGTGCCCAAGCAGGCGGTTCCGGTTCCCGGGACGGGCCCGGCGTCGGGGGTTGACCTGCTGGCGGCGTTTGACGCCCAGGGCCACGTGGACGTCGCCGGCCAGGTCGTCGCCGACATGATCGCCGCCGAACGGGCCGACGAGGTGGTTGCGGTGCTGGGTCACGCGCTATTGCGCGAGGATGCCGGATTTCATTCATTCCAGATGTACGAGGCCGCGGTGCGCCAGTACCGCCAGTTCGCCGGAAGCGCCTGCGCCGGCCACTTCCTCATCGCCGCCGCCCGTTACCTGTCGGCCCACTCGCCGACGGTGAGGTCGCTCGGGCAGACTTACGAGATTGCCGCCCGGCTGTTGCGGGGCGAGGATCTTCACGGGGGTGCCTAA
- a CDS encoding SDR family oxidoreductase, whose translation MEIDYMRLSGKSVIVTGAGRGIGRAIAIAYAREGAGVCLAARTESQIRSVAEEIEAAGGRAIAVPTDVADWDSVQAMVRGVANAFGGLDIAVLNAGVLLDGGRTLEESVIDDWRRTIEVNLIGAYLCAKAVIPPLKARGQGKIIITGSGNGHHGRVRGSSYGASKAGLWMVTRILSEELLEDRIDVNEIVPGPVYTELARELVSDPATRFAASGEWAKQPEELVDVAMFLATQPSPGPTGQSFSLLRRPL comes from the coding sequence ATGGAGATTGACTACATGCGGCTCAGTGGCAAATCGGTGATCGTGACCGGCGCGGGTCGCGGCATCGGGCGCGCGATTGCCATCGCGTATGCGCGCGAGGGCGCCGGTGTCTGCCTGGCGGCCAGAACCGAATCGCAGATTCGATCCGTGGCCGAAGAGATCGAAGCTGCAGGCGGTCGGGCAATCGCTGTCCCGACCGACGTGGCCGACTGGGACTCGGTCCAAGCGATGGTGAGGGGTGTGGCGAACGCGTTCGGCGGCCTGGACATTGCGGTGCTCAACGCCGGGGTGTTGCTGGACGGCGGCCGCACGCTGGAAGAGAGCGTGATCGACGACTGGCGCCGAACGATCGAAGTCAACCTCATCGGCGCCTACCTATGCGCCAAAGCCGTCATCCCGCCGTTGAAGGCGCGCGGACAGGGCAAGATCATCATCACCGGTTCCGGCAACGGCCACCACGGCCGGGTGCGGGGTTCGTCCTACGGGGCTTCGAAAGCGGGACTATGGATGGTCACGCGGATTCTGTCCGAGGAATTGCTGGAAGACAGGATCGACGTCAACGAGATCGTGCCCGGACCGGTTTACACCGAGTTGGCCCGCGAGCTGGTGTCAGATCCGGCAACGCGTTTCGCCGCATCCGGCGAGTGGGCCAAGCAACCCGAAGAACTGGTGGACGTGGCCATGTTTCTGGCCACCCAGCCCAGTCCGGGCCCGACCGGCCAGTCGTTCAGCCTGCTGCGACGCCCGCTGTAG
- a CDS encoding replication-associated recombination protein A — protein sequence MRGMFEISPESDRSAPLAARMRPRTLDEVVGQDHLVGPDAPLRRAVEAGKLPSCILWGPPGSGKTSIARAIARHSDARFATLSAVSGGVADLRKIIAGAEAERGMFKTQTLLFIDEIHRFNKAQQDAVLPAVEEGTITLIGATTENPSFEVIAPLLSRARVLKLEPLGLAEIEELLRRAIADGSRGLRQEPPHIEDGAIEALAAIGAGDARVALNALEVAVHDAAARGSKVDRETIKAVVQRALPHDKAGDAHYDTISAFIKSVRGSDPQAAVYWLARMLEAGEDPMFVARRIVILAAEDVGLADPQALPIAVAAQQATHLIGMPECSLVLSEAAIYLARAPKSNSAMKAYSAAASSVRDLGAIPVPLHLRNAATGLMAEHGYGRGYLYAHDFGGAIAPQQHLPDELRGAEFYEPTERDAPSRSFTEFDPGAPGGEPTAE from the coding sequence ATGCGCGGAATGTTCGAAATCTCACCCGAAAGCGACCGTTCGGCTCCACTGGCCGCCCGAATGCGACCCCGCACCCTGGACGAGGTGGTCGGCCAGGACCACCTGGTCGGTCCCGACGCCCCCCTGCGTCGTGCCGTCGAGGCCGGAAAGCTGCCCTCCTGCATCCTCTGGGGGCCGCCGGGCAGTGGCAAAACCTCGATCGCCCGGGCGATCGCCCGCCACAGCGATGCACGTTTCGCCACGCTCTCGGCTGTTTCCGGCGGAGTTGCCGACCTGCGCAAGATCATCGCCGGCGCCGAGGCCGAGCGCGGGATGTTCAAGACCCAGACGTTGCTTTTCATTGACGAAATCCATCGATTCAACAAGGCCCAGCAGGACGCGGTGCTGCCGGCCGTCGAAGAGGGAACGATCACCCTGATCGGAGCCACCACCGAAAACCCCTCCTTCGAGGTGATCGCCCCGCTGCTCAGCCGCGCCCGGGTGTTGAAGCTTGAGCCGCTCGGACTTGCCGAAATCGAGGAATTGCTACGCCGGGCGATTGCGGACGGCAGCCGCGGTCTGAGGCAAGAGCCCCCGCACATTGAGGACGGGGCGATCGAGGCGCTGGCCGCGATTGGCGCCGGTGACGCGCGGGTTGCTCTGAACGCTCTCGAGGTCGCCGTCCACGATGCCGCGGCCCGCGGAAGCAAGGTGGACCGTGAAACCATCAAGGCGGTCGTGCAGCGGGCCCTTCCCCATGACAAGGCCGGCGACGCCCACTACGACACCATCTCGGCATTCATCAAGTCGGTCCGCGGATCCGACCCCCAGGCGGCGGTCTACTGGCTGGCACGCATGCTCGAAGCCGGCGAAGACCCGATGTTCGTGGCCCGCCGAATCGTCATCCTGGCCGCCGAGGACGTCGGCCTGGCCGACCCGCAGGCATTGCCGATCGCGGTAGCCGCCCAGCAGGCGACGCACCTGATCGGGATGCCCGAATGCTCGCTGGTGCTCTCCGAGGCCGCGATCTACCTGGCCCGGGCCCCGAAGAGCAATTCGGCGATGAAAGCCTATTCGGCGGCGGCCAGTTCGGTCCGCGATCTGGGCGCGATCCCGGTTCCGCTGCACCTGCGGAACGCTGCGACCGGCTTGATGGCCGAGCACGGCTACGGCCGCGGCTACCTTTACGCGCACGATTTCGGCGGCGCCATAGCTCCCCAGCAGCACCTTCCCGACGAGTTGCGGGGCGCGGAGTTTTACGAGCCGACCGAGCGCGACGCTCCGTCCAGGTCCTTCACGGAGTTCGACCCCGGCGCGCCGGGCGGGGAACCGACGGCAGAATGA
- a CDS encoding Zn-dependent alcohol dehydrogenase encodes MLEIESAVLHRYNEPIAVEGLELSDPGRGEVLVELKASGVCHSDWHVIKGDWSDVPPPVVLGHEGAGIVRAIGRGVNSVREGDHVILSWMPNCGRCEACQRGHPNVCYDPPPSTASARSPRTGQDVPFLYGVGSMSTHSLVNENVAIPIDKSMPFAQASLIGCGVTTGVGAVINTARVRPGSTVAVFGAGGVGLCVVQGAAIAGATTIIAVDLLDDKLERARRMGATQTVNAAECDPVEAIRELTGGLGAHYAFEAIGLVPEPFVQAIRATRTRGTTVWVGHAPENTPVTLDAHDLMFEKTVIGSMYGSARPRIDFPRMVALYQAGRLNLDGLITRSFPLGRVNEAFRLLAEGKVARSVLTL; translated from the coding sequence ATGCTGGAGATTGAGAGCGCCGTCCTCCACCGTTACAACGAACCGATCGCGGTCGAAGGGCTGGAGTTGAGCGATCCCGGCCGCGGGGAGGTCCTGGTTGAACTCAAGGCCAGCGGCGTCTGCCACTCCGACTGGCACGTGATCAAGGGTGACTGGTCGGACGTTCCTCCGCCCGTGGTCCTGGGGCACGAGGGAGCGGGCATCGTCAGGGCCATTGGCCGGGGAGTAAACAGCGTCCGCGAAGGCGATCACGTGATCCTCTCCTGGATGCCGAACTGCGGTCGCTGCGAGGCGTGCCAGCGTGGGCATCCCAACGTTTGTTACGACCCGCCGCCAAGCACAGCTTCGGCCCGCTCACCGCGAACCGGCCAGGACGTGCCGTTCCTGTACGGGGTGGGTTCGATGTCGACGCATTCGCTCGTGAACGAAAACGTGGCCATACCTATCGACAAGTCGATGCCCTTCGCGCAGGCCTCGCTCATCGGCTGCGGCGTCACGACCGGGGTCGGCGCTGTCATCAACACCGCCCGGGTTCGGCCGGGTTCGACGGTTGCGGTGTTCGGGGCCGGCGGCGTCGGCTTGTGCGTCGTGCAGGGCGCCGCGATTGCCGGAGCTACCACGATCATCGCGGTCGACCTGCTGGATGACAAGCTTGAGCGGGCCCGGCGAATGGGCGCCACCCAAACCGTCAACGCCGCCGAATGCGACCCGGTCGAAGCGATCCGGGAACTGACCGGCGGCCTAGGGGCCCACTACGCATTCGAAGCCATTGGCCTGGTCCCCGAACCGTTCGTCCAGGCGATACGTGCGACCAGGACCCGCGGCACTACCGTCTGGGTCGGGCATGCCCCGGAAAACACTCCGGTCACGCTGGACGCCCACGACCTGATGTTTGAGAAGACCGTGATCGGATCGATGTACGGCAGCGCCCGGCCGCGGATCGACTTCCCTCGGATGGTTGCTCTGTATCAAGCCGGCAGGTTGAACCTGGACGGATTGATCACCCGCAGCTTTCCCCTCGGCCGGGTCAACGAAGCCTTCCGGTTGTTGGCCGAAGGCAAGGTCGCACGCAGCGTCCTGACCCTTTAA
- a CDS encoding alpha/beta hydrolase translates to MRIDPAQFRPEAISPEMSAFNSRLKDLMAQEAGQEITPAYLRRRRREGSPWQSPQRRLEVGIDESCPGAAGPIPLRVFVPDRCDAVYLHIHGGGWVFGGADLEDENHWRRAQECSIAVVSVDYRLAPENPYPAAPDDCEAAALWLIENSAERFGTERLLIGGESAGANLSAVTMLRLRDRHGFAGWSGADLMYGAYEFAGGTPSRRIIGRNSLVLRPESMEMMQRGYFRSADRTDPDVSPLRASLHDLPPALFSCGTADPLLDDSLFMHARWIAAGNRAEIAIYPGATHAFDDFGAPPTEASHLRRYEFIRAAIAG, encoded by the coding sequence GTGCGAATTGACCCGGCCCAGTTTCGCCCGGAGGCGATCAGCCCGGAAATGAGTGCGTTCAATTCCCGCCTGAAGGACCTGATGGCCCAGGAGGCGGGCCAGGAAATCACGCCTGCCTACCTGCGGCGACGTCGCCGCGAGGGGAGTCCCTGGCAGAGCCCGCAGCGGCGGCTGGAAGTTGGGATCGACGAGAGTTGCCCCGGGGCAGCCGGCCCGATCCCGCTGCGGGTTTTTGTACCCGATCGCTGCGACGCCGTATACCTTCACATTCACGGCGGGGGATGGGTATTCGGCGGCGCCGACCTAGAGGACGAGAACCACTGGCGCCGCGCCCAGGAATGCAGCATCGCGGTGGTGAGCGTGGATTACCGACTCGCGCCCGAGAACCCCTACCCGGCGGCACCGGACGATTGCGAGGCCGCCGCCCTCTGGCTGATCGAGAACTCGGCGGAGCGGTTCGGCACCGAGCGGCTGCTAATCGGCGGCGAATCGGCCGGAGCGAATCTGTCCGCGGTGACGATGCTGCGCCTGCGCGACCGGCATGGATTTGCCGGTTGGTCAGGAGCCGACCTTATGTATGGTGCGTACGAGTTCGCCGGGGGCACCCCTTCGCGCCGGATCATCGGGCGAAACAGTCTGGTGCTGCGTCCGGAGTCGATGGAGATGATGCAGCGCGGCTACTTCAGGTCCGCCGACCGCACCGATCCGGATGTCTCGCCATTGCGGGCATCGCTGCACGATCTGCCGCCGGCGCTATTTAGCTGCGGCACCGCCGACCCGCTGCTGGACGACAGCCTGTTCATGCATGCGCGCTGGATCGCGGCCGGCAACCGGGCCGAAATCGCAATCTATCCCGGTGCTACCCACGCATTCGATGATTTTGGGGCCCCGCCAACCGAGGCGTCGCACCTGCGCCGCTACGAGTTCATCCGCGCCGCGATCGCCGGGTAG
- a CDS encoding aspartate aminotransferase family protein: MPSDRISPRPDKSMPTRPERYTRSQQLFEAAQDLVAGGISSQLRRQERPVPLFFDRAKDGRMWDVDGNEYVDFVQGMGPNLFGHSPGFVTDAVANAIRRGVVYTGQFERELEVAEMVRRAVPLKGPVRFASSGTEILQLVIRLARGYTGRAKFVKFEGHYHGWADSVSYSYHPPLAVAGSEAAPTPVADSAGMDPATSENIVVCPWNDTAALSRAFADNPGQIAGVVMEPFLLNTNFAPPREGYLEAAQRVCAREGALLIFDEVITGFRVALGGAQELTGITPDLATYAKAMAGGFPIAMLVGRPDVMAVLGDGTVNHGGSFNSNVASIEAAHASLSHIMEDSDRFYADLNRRGQALMEGLKVAAARTGANLRVAGFGSVFSTAFTDRAKIFNYRDHARHCDEDKYQRFRSSLLDRGVRIAPNGRWHLASTHTEADIEQTVAAVEESLRAL; the protein is encoded by the coding sequence ATGCCTTCCGATCGAATCTCTCCCCGGCCGGACAAATCTATGCCTACGCGTCCCGAGCGGTACACCCGGTCCCAACAGCTGTTTGAAGCCGCCCAGGACCTGGTGGCCGGCGGGATATCAAGTCAGCTGCGCCGCCAGGAACGCCCGGTCCCGCTCTTCTTCGATCGCGCCAAGGATGGGCGGATGTGGGATGTCGACGGGAACGAATACGTCGATTTCGTCCAGGGAATGGGGCCGAACCTGTTCGGTCACTCCCCTGGATTTGTCACCGACGCGGTCGCAAATGCCATCCGACGCGGGGTGGTGTACACCGGCCAGTTCGAGCGCGAATTGGAGGTCGCCGAGATGGTTCGCCGCGCGGTGCCCCTTAAGGGGCCGGTGCGTTTCGCCAGCTCGGGGACCGAGATCCTGCAGCTGGTCATCCGCCTGGCCCGCGGCTATACCGGGCGCGCCAAGTTCGTGAAGTTCGAGGGCCACTACCACGGCTGGGCCGATTCGGTCAGCTACAGCTACCATCCGCCGCTGGCGGTGGCCGGGTCAGAAGCGGCGCCGACCCCGGTTGCCGACTCCGCTGGAATGGATCCGGCCACCAGCGAGAACATCGTCGTCTGTCCCTGGAACGACACCGCCGCGCTGTCGCGGGCATTTGCCGACAACCCTGGCCAGATCGCCGGGGTCGTGATGGAGCCGTTCCTGCTGAACACCAACTTCGCGCCGCCGCGCGAAGGGTACTTGGAGGCGGCCCAGCGAGTGTGCGCGCGGGAAGGCGCGTTGCTGATATTCGACGAGGTGATAACCGGGTTCCGGGTGGCGCTTGGGGGCGCCCAGGAACTGACCGGAATCACTCCCGATCTGGCGACTTACGCCAAGGCGATGGCCGGCGGTTTTCCGATCGCGATGCTGGTAGGTCGCCCCGACGTGATGGCCGTGCTCGGTGACGGCACCGTGAACCACGGCGGCAGCTTCAACTCGAACGTGGCCTCGATCGAAGCCGCCCACGCCAGCCTTTCGCACATCATGGAGGACAGCGACCGCTTCTACGCGGACTTAAACCGGCGCGGGCAGGCGCTCATGGAGGGACTTAAAGTCGCCGCCGCTCGTACCGGTGCCAATCTGCGGGTTGCCGGGTTCGGCTCGGTATTCTCGACCGCATTCACCGACCGGGCCAAGATCTTCAATTACCGCGATCACGCGCGGCATTGCGATGAGGACAAATATCAGCGCTTCCGCAGTTCCCTATTGGATCGCGGCGTGCGCATAGCCCCAAACGGGCGCTGGCACCTGGCCTCGACGCATACCGAAGCCGACATCGAGCAGACTGTAGCGGCCGTCGAGGAGTCCCTGCGCGCGCTTTGA
- a CDS encoding DUF1501 domain-containing protein, with translation MAANGKPPVLVVLQLTGGNDFMNSVVPYNSPVYYDARQSLAIAQEDVLPIDGELGFHPNLAPLKELYDEGTVAIVQGVGYQNSSRSHFRAMDIMHTCEPEIVGTEGWVGRATRQLDPERESVLTTVNIGRGMPRALACPGVPITSVGDLDSYGLMSGISALEQRSLALTRFQEMYAPAIGSGPVADYIARTGLDVIKGAEILKAAPAAYQSRVTYAENAIAQSLRDVARVHLAGLGTRIFYAQHGGYDTHAIQNPTHPRLLSELSGAIRDFFQDLRDHDADDEVAMLVFTEFGRRMRGNGSGTDHGSGGGAFIIGKNVNGGLYCEYPSLNPNDWLNGEDLRHTVDFRSVYSVMLEKWMAMDPTDIVGGSYEQFQPFKQAGSTAAASA, from the coding sequence GTGGCAGCCAACGGGAAGCCGCCGGTTCTGGTGGTCTTGCAGCTAACCGGAGGGAACGACTTCATGAACTCGGTCGTTCCCTACAACAGCCCGGTGTACTACGATGCCCGCCAGAGCTTGGCGATTGCCCAGGAAGATGTCCTGCCCATCGACGGCGAACTCGGGTTTCATCCCAATCTGGCCCCGCTCAAGGAGCTTTACGACGAGGGCACGGTCGCGATCGTACAGGGGGTCGGCTACCAAAATTCGTCCCGCTCGCATTTCCGCGCGATGGACATAATGCACACCTGCGAGCCGGAGATCGTCGGCACCGAGGGCTGGGTCGGCCGGGCCACCCGACAGCTGGACCCGGAACGCGAATCGGTGCTGACCACCGTGAACATCGGTCGCGGCATGCCTCGGGCGCTGGCCTGTCCGGGAGTCCCGATCACCTCGGTCGGCGACCTGGACAGCTACGGATTGATGTCAGGGATTTCGGCCCTCGAGCAGCGCTCGTTGGCGCTGACCCGATTCCAGGAAATGTACGCTCCGGCGATCGGTTCCGGGCCGGTGGCCGACTACATCGCCCGCACCGGTCTGGACGTGATCAAGGGGGCCGAGATTCTCAAGGCCGCGCCGGCCGCGTATCAATCGCGGGTCACTTACGCCGAAAACGCGATCGCCCAGAGCCTGCGCGACGTGGCGCGCGTGCACCTGGCCGGTCTGGGCACCAGGATCTTCTATGCCCAACACGGCGGCTACGACACCCACGCGATCCAGAACCCGACCCATCCCCGGCTGTTGTCGGAACTATCCGGCGCGATCCGGGACTTCTTCCAGGACCTGCGCGACCACGATGCCGATGACGAAGTCGCGATGCTGGTCTTTACCGAATTCGGCCGCCGCATGCGCGGCAACGGGAGCGGCACCGACCACGGCTCCGGTGGCGGCGCTTTCATCATCGGCAAGAACGTTAACGGCGGCCTTTACTGCGAATACCCGTCGCTGAACCCCAACGACTGGCTCAACGGCGAAGACCTGCGCCACACGGTCGACTTCCGCAGCGTCTACTCGGTGATGCTCGAGAAGTGGATGGCAATGGACCCCACCGACATCGTCGGCGGCAGCTACGAGCAATTCCAGCCCTTCAAGCAGGCCGGCTCGACGGCCGCCGCTTCCGCCTGA